In one window of Thunnus thynnus chromosome 23, fThuThy2.1, whole genome shotgun sequence DNA:
- the pdzrn4 gene encoding PDZ domain-containing RING finger protein 4 isoform X2, which translates to MPFLWIVRIWRKRWQKRGKTNGRDRWRDLRKINGCEVQDREKAVALLSSEDARSIILLVTRPEMQLEEEVWLDDEQQELVEELKMEILEERRKQKEHNFDRQDENQAEEEMTTDTATCSSNNQDKDSGFGRSTDSPEHQPLLARLHRRSPAHCLRERWRADHPHTRRGAVMPQDTQSQRTLSKGQGHEGVVSIRNSGGGILGLENRFQQLLELKCQIRNGGECGVYSIRHSIECSLTEQGGGDGDAIDGVGGGGGVEQELRMLNEELRSIELECQSIMQAHQLRQSHQLDPSQPASCTPVRSPKDGHKRHGRLADIHEHPERSDSDKIREKDSSSAYNTAESARSTPLGMERSPDHSLQRHISITNQKNLRLASAAPSSPIPIPKPQGTPSHGRPADPGPVISSSPDQSNPSRSESDPALPADDERCEKKGRSRDSRRGLPYPSSYQTTPYQGQGGSRQLQSYMQLLQQHSSLEYSQSQLSLLSVCRDPMHRNGRPGEPRLEWKVKVRADGTRYVARRPARDRILRERALRIREERSGGMTTDDDAMSEMKMGRYWSKEERKQHLARAREQRKRREFMQKSRLECLKEGPASGAEGRKEINILELSHKKMMKKRNKKILDNWMTIQELMSHGARVPEGSKVHNAFLSVTTV; encoded by the exons ATGCCTTTCCTATGGATTGTGCGAATTTGGAGGAAGCGATGGCAGAAAAGAGGGAAGACAAATggcagagacagatggagagatctaagaaaa ATAAATGGCTGTGAAGtgcaagacagagagaaggcTGTTGCCTTGTTGTCAAGTGAAGATGCAAGGAGCATCATACTACTGGTGACAAGGCCAGAAATGCAG ctggaggaggaggtatGGCTTGATGACGAACAACAGGAACTTGTGGAGGAACTGAAGATGGAGatcctggaggagaggaggaagcagaAGGAACATAACTTTGACAGGCAAGATGAG AATCAAGCTGAAGAAGAGATGACAACAGACACTGCTACCTGTTCATCCAACAATCAAGACAAAGACAGCGGGTTTGGACGTAGTACAGACAGTCCAGAGCACCAGCCCCTGCTGGCCAGACTCCACAGAAGGAGTCCAGCACATTGCCTTAGAGAAAGATGGCGGGCAGATCATCCACACACGAGGCGAGGGGCTGTAATGCCACAGGACACCCAGAGTCAAAGGACATTGTCCAAAGGCCAGGGTCATGAAGGGGTAGTGAGTATTCGCAATAGTGGAGGTGGGATCCTAGGTTTAGAGAATCGCTTCCAGCAACTTCTGGAGCTCAAGTGTCAAATCCGGAATGGAGGCGAGTGCGGGGTGTACTCCATTCGACACAGTATAGAGTGTAGCCTTACAGAGCAAGGAGGGGGGGATGGAGATGCCATAGATGGTgttggaggagggggaggggtggaGCAGGAGTTGAGGATGCTAAATGAGGAACTGCGCAGCATTGAGCTGGAGTGCCAGAGCATCATGCAGGCCCATCAGCTCCGCCAGAGCCACCAGCTGGACCCCTCACAGCCCGCGTCCTGCACACCAGTACGGAGCCCCAAGGACGGACACAAGCGGCACGGCAGGCTTGCAGACATCCACGAACACCCAGAGAGGTCGGACAGCGATAAGATCCGAGAGAAGGACAGCTCCAGTGCCTACAACACTGCGGAGAGTGCACGGTCAACGCCGCTAGGTATGGAGAGATCTCCTGACCACTCCCTGCAGAGACACATCAGCATCACCAACCAGAAAAACCTCAGACTGGCCTCAGCCGCACCCTCCAGCCCCATCCCTATCCCCAAGCCGCAGGGCACACCCAGCCATGGCAGACCAGCAGACCCAGGCCCTGTTATCTCCAGCAGCCCAGACCAGAGTAACCCTTCCCGGTCTGAGTCGGACCCTGCCCTACCTGCAGACGATGAGAGGTGTGAGAAAAAAGGGAGGTCCAGAGATTCAAGAAGAGGGCTTCCCTATCCCTCTTCATACCAAACAACCCCATATCAAGGCCAGGGAGGATCCAGGCAACTTCAG agctACATGCAACTGCTACAACAGCACTCATCCCTGGAGTATTCCCAGAGCCAGCTGAGTCTGCTCAGTGTCTGTCGGGATCCCATGCACCGTAACGGGCGCCCTGGGGAACCCCGTCTAGAGTGGAAGGTCAAGGTTCGCGCTGACGGCACACGCTACGTGGCCCGGAGGCCTGCTCGCGACCGCATCCTGAGGGAGCGGGCGCTACGAATccgagaggagaggagtggaggcATGACCACAGATGACGATGCTATGAGTGAAATGAAGATGGGCCGCTACTGGagcaaagaggagaggaagcagcACTTGGCACGGGCCAGGGAGcaaaggaagaggagggagtTCATGCAGAAGAGCCGTCTTGAGTGTTTAAAGGAGGGACCAGCTAGTGGAGCTGAGGGCAGGAAGGAGATTAACATCTTGGAGCTTAGTCACaaaaagatgatgaagaaacgTAACAAAAAGATCCTGGACAACTGGATGACCATCCAGGAGTTGATGAGCCATGGGGCAAGAGTTCCTGAGGGCTCAAAAGTACATAATGCCTTTCTTTCTGTCACGACTGTCTAG
- the pdzrn4 gene encoding PDZ domain-containing RING finger protein 4 isoform X1 has protein sequence MTAVAHNHSGTPQEVCVVDVCTQTDITFEHIMALAKLRPETPPVPDICPFLLSDSCHSIHTMEHEFYECPEYLSNTPAEVERTEEYEYEEVELCRQNSQEKLGLTLCYRTDDEEDTAIYVSQVEPNSIAARDGRIKEGDRILQINGCEVQDREKAVALLSSEDARSIILLVTRPEMQLEEEVWLDDEQQELVEELKMEILEERRKQKEHNFDRQDENQAEEEMTTDTATCSSNNQDKDSGFGRSTDSPEHQPLLARLHRRSPAHCLRERWRADHPHTRRGAVMPQDTQSQRTLSKGQGHEGVVSIRNSGGGILGLENRFQQLLELKCQIRNGGECGVYSIRHSIECSLTEQGGGDGDAIDGVGGGGGVEQELRMLNEELRSIELECQSIMQAHQLRQSHQLDPSQPASCTPVRSPKDGHKRHGRLADIHEHPERSDSDKIREKDSSSAYNTAESARSTPLGMERSPDHSLQRHISITNQKNLRLASAAPSSPIPIPKPQGTPSHGRPADPGPVISSSPDQSNPSRSESDPALPADDERCEKKGRSRDSRRGLPYPSSYQTTPYQGQGGSRQLQSYMQLLQQHSSLEYSQSQLSLLSVCRDPMHRNGRPGEPRLEWKVKVRADGTRYVARRPARDRILRERALRIREERSGGMTTDDDAMSEMKMGRYWSKEERKQHLARAREQRKRREFMQKSRLECLKEGPASGAEGRKEINILELSHKKMMKKRNKKILDNWMTIQELMSHGARVPEGSKVHNAFLSVTTV, from the exons ATGACTGCTGTAGCACACAACCACAGTGGCACAccacaggaagtgtgtgtggtgGACGTATGCACGCAAACGGACATCACCTTCGAGCACATCATGGCACTGGCAAAGCTTCGGCCAGAGACCCCACCCGTCCCTGACATCTGTCCTTTCCTTTTGTCTGACAG CTGTCATTCGATCCACACCATGGAACATGAATTTTATGAATGTCCAGAGTACCTGTCCAATACCCCAGCAGAAGTGGAGAGGACTGAAGAGTATGAGTATGAG GAGGTGGAGCTGTGTAGGCAGAACAGCCAGGAGAAGCTGGGCCTGACGCTGTGCTACAGgactgatgatgaggaggacACTGCCATCTATGTCAGCCAG GTGGAGCCAAACAGTATAGCAGCAAGAGATGGACGCATCAAGGAGGGAGATCGTATTCTACAG ATAAATGGCTGTGAAGtgcaagacagagagaaggcTGTTGCCTTGTTGTCAAGTGAAGATGCAAGGAGCATCATACTACTGGTGACAAGGCCAGAAATGCAG ctggaggaggaggtatGGCTTGATGACGAACAACAGGAACTTGTGGAGGAACTGAAGATGGAGatcctggaggagaggaggaagcagaAGGAACATAACTTTGACAGGCAAGATGAG AATCAAGCTGAAGAAGAGATGACAACAGACACTGCTACCTGTTCATCCAACAATCAAGACAAAGACAGCGGGTTTGGACGTAGTACAGACAGTCCAGAGCACCAGCCCCTGCTGGCCAGACTCCACAGAAGGAGTCCAGCACATTGCCTTAGAGAAAGATGGCGGGCAGATCATCCACACACGAGGCGAGGGGCTGTAATGCCACAGGACACCCAGAGTCAAAGGACATTGTCCAAAGGCCAGGGTCATGAAGGGGTAGTGAGTATTCGCAATAGTGGAGGTGGGATCCTAGGTTTAGAGAATCGCTTCCAGCAACTTCTGGAGCTCAAGTGTCAAATCCGGAATGGAGGCGAGTGCGGGGTGTACTCCATTCGACACAGTATAGAGTGTAGCCTTACAGAGCAAGGAGGGGGGGATGGAGATGCCATAGATGGTgttggaggagggggaggggtggaGCAGGAGTTGAGGATGCTAAATGAGGAACTGCGCAGCATTGAGCTGGAGTGCCAGAGCATCATGCAGGCCCATCAGCTCCGCCAGAGCCACCAGCTGGACCCCTCACAGCCCGCGTCCTGCACACCAGTACGGAGCCCCAAGGACGGACACAAGCGGCACGGCAGGCTTGCAGACATCCACGAACACCCAGAGAGGTCGGACAGCGATAAGATCCGAGAGAAGGACAGCTCCAGTGCCTACAACACTGCGGAGAGTGCACGGTCAACGCCGCTAGGTATGGAGAGATCTCCTGACCACTCCCTGCAGAGACACATCAGCATCACCAACCAGAAAAACCTCAGACTGGCCTCAGCCGCACCCTCCAGCCCCATCCCTATCCCCAAGCCGCAGGGCACACCCAGCCATGGCAGACCAGCAGACCCAGGCCCTGTTATCTCCAGCAGCCCAGACCAGAGTAACCCTTCCCGGTCTGAGTCGGACCCTGCCCTACCTGCAGACGATGAGAGGTGTGAGAAAAAAGGGAGGTCCAGAGATTCAAGAAGAGGGCTTCCCTATCCCTCTTCATACCAAACAACCCCATATCAAGGCCAGGGAGGATCCAGGCAACTTCAG agctACATGCAACTGCTACAACAGCACTCATCCCTGGAGTATTCCCAGAGCCAGCTGAGTCTGCTCAGTGTCTGTCGGGATCCCATGCACCGTAACGGGCGCCCTGGGGAACCCCGTCTAGAGTGGAAGGTCAAGGTTCGCGCTGACGGCACACGCTACGTGGCCCGGAGGCCTGCTCGCGACCGCATCCTGAGGGAGCGGGCGCTACGAATccgagaggagaggagtggaggcATGACCACAGATGACGATGCTATGAGTGAAATGAAGATGGGCCGCTACTGGagcaaagaggagaggaagcagcACTTGGCACGGGCCAGGGAGcaaaggaagaggagggagtTCATGCAGAAGAGCCGTCTTGAGTGTTTAAAGGAGGGACCAGCTAGTGGAGCTGAGGGCAGGAAGGAGATTAACATCTTGGAGCTTAGTCACaaaaagatgatgaagaaacgTAACAAAAAGATCCTGGACAACTGGATGACCATCCAGGAGTTGATGAGCCATGGGGCAAGAGTTCCTGAGGGCTCAAAAGTACATAATGCCTTTCTTTCTGTCACGACTGTCTAG